The following are encoded together in the Aciduricibacillus chroicocephali genome:
- the sppA gene encoding signal peptide peptidase SppA, translating to MSKKRWAALGIAFLLLIVSLISQATVSMATNWDEMVAGWNSEYTEEVIKEGSLNKRIAVVPLEGVIQDDGEGSILSSSGYNHKRLLKYLDAAAEDDTVGGIIMRVNTPGGGVMESAEVHDKVVDIQKKHKKPVYVSMGNTAASGGYYVSAPAEKIVAHPSTLTGSIGVIMQTMDYSKLADDLGIDFNTIKSGKYKDILSPTRKMTNDERDLLQTIIDQMYGEFVKVIVDGRGMSESKVRKLGDGRVYTGLQAKKNGLVDELGSLDDTIALMKKDHKMKGAEVFQYDGSGFLGSWAGVTMQKAFGAERDFFGIREILNKSKTPRAMYLYTE from the coding sequence ATGAGCAAAAAACGTTGGGCTGCATTGGGAATTGCTTTCCTGCTTCTAATTGTTTCCCTTATATCTCAGGCTACTGTATCAATGGCTACGAACTGGGATGAAATGGTGGCAGGCTGGAACAGTGAATACACTGAAGAAGTCATTAAGGAAGGCTCTCTGAACAAGAGGATTGCTGTCGTTCCGCTCGAAGGAGTCATTCAGGATGATGGAGAAGGAAGTATCCTTTCCTCCAGTGGCTACAATCATAAGCGCCTGCTGAAGTATCTGGATGCAGCAGCAGAGGATGACACAGTCGGAGGTATCATCATGCGGGTCAATACACCAGGGGGCGGAGTAATGGAGAGCGCGGAAGTGCATGACAAGGTTGTCGATATCCAGAAGAAGCATAAGAAGCCAGTCTATGTTTCGATGGGAAATACAGCAGCATCAGGCGGTTACTACGTATCAGCTCCAGCTGAGAAAATCGTCGCCCACCCTTCCACGCTTACAGGATCAATCGGTGTCATTATGCAAACTATGGACTACTCGAAACTGGCAGATGATCTAGGAATTGACTTCAATACAATTAAGAGCGGCAAGTATAAAGATATTCTGTCTCCAACACGCAAGATGACAAATGATGAGCGGGATCTTTTGCAGACAATAATTGACCAGATGTACGGAGAGTTCGTCAAGGTCATAGTCGATGGCCGCGGCATGTCCGAGAGCAAGGTGCGCAAGCTTGGTGATGGAAGGGTTTACACGGGTCTCCAAGCTAAGAAAAATGGTCTCGTTGATGAGCTCGGTTCATTGGACGACACAATCGCGCTTATGAAAAAGGATCACAAGATGAAGGGCGCTGAAGTCTTCCAGTACGATGGCAGCGGATTCCTTGGTTCATGGGCGGGCGTGACGATGCAGAAAGCATTCGGTGCCGAGCGTGATTTCTTCGGCATCCGGGAAATTTTGAATAAATCCAAAACACCGCGTGCGATGTATCTGTATACGGAATAA
- a CDS encoding DUF2628 domain-containing protein → MKAILRNKDNFVKEVKVGFSWTTFFFGFFPALIRGDLKWAAIIFIVTLSVGFFTVGIGGWVTSLVFAISYNKIYTKNLLKKGYEPADEKSRKLLEDREIISRIAS, encoded by the coding sequence ATGAAGGCAATCTTGAGAAATAAAGATAATTTTGTCAAAGAAGTGAAAGTCGGCTTTAGTTGGACGACATTCTTCTTTGGCTTTTTCCCGGCATTAATCCGTGGCGATCTGAAATGGGCGGCAATCATTTTCATTGTTACTTTAAGTGTTGGCTTTTTCACTGTAGGGATTGGCGGTTGGGTGACCAGTCTTGTTTTTGCCATTTCTTATAATAAAATTTATACAAAGAATTTGCTTAAAAAAGGTTATGAACCAGCAGATGAAAAATCACGAAAGCTACTAGAAGATCGTGAAATCATCTCACGTATCGCCAGCTAA
- a CDS encoding DUF2628 domain-containing protein, with amino-acid sequence MNYCPNCGRMTIEGANFCPFCGENLSEYAGQLEDMQAGKQVPKQAPEQAHLLLFLEKNENYYLKNWQKRNSWNWAAFFVAPFWLGYRKMYRNLLLVFGVLIVADAILMMVFGHLPGIPDILAGLATAIFFGWRGNTLYKHHAERQISCILNKTYDERARTEEICEVGGTSDSGIFYGLLVLLGYLIFFAYT; translated from the coding sequence ATGAATTACTGTCCGAATTGCGGACGAATGACGATTGAGGGGGCAAATTTCTGCCCTTTCTGTGGTGAGAATCTCAGTGAATATGCGGGACAACTCGAAGATATGCAGGCAGGTAAACAAGTCCCGAAGCAGGCTCCTGAGCAGGCTCATCTTCTGCTCTTTCTAGAGAAGAATGAGAATTACTATCTCAAGAATTGGCAGAAGAGAAATAGCTGGAACTGGGCGGCGTTTTTTGTGGCACCATTTTGGCTTGGCTACCGGAAAATGTATCGCAATCTGTTGCTTGTCTTTGGGGTCCTGATCGTTGCTGATGCCATTCTTATGATGGTGTTCGGACATCTACCTGGCATTCCAGACATTCTCGCCGGCTTAGCGACAGCAATTTTCTTCGGATGGAGGGGGAATACACTATACAAACATCATGCGGAGCGTCAGATTTCCTGCATTTTGAACAAGACATATGATGAACGTGCCCGCACTGAAGAAATCTGTGAAGTCGGAGGGACATCGGACAGTGGGATTTTCTATGGATTGCTCGTCCTTCTCGGATATCTGATTTTCTTTGCATATACATAA
- a CDS encoding S1C family serine protease has translation MGSENDFYENKSQPGGQEGETVGGRSDIDENKHFDSTAVSNEKAREDKGTHEQDELIVQPHPGKRKGKGRLKQWLTPLAASVIGSVITLTAAPYVSDAYEGNLHNSTEQNQVETSNVDTKPLSADGQSVSDMVEQASKAIVGVVNYQQKQEFGQSSLEKSGTGSGVVYKIKGGYTYIVTNNHVVEDADKLEVSLQDGKTVKANLVGRDPLTDIAMIKVKSKGTDLKTIAFGDSDKVRAGDQVWAIGNPLGLELSRTVTEGIISAADRSIPVSTSAGKWTMDVIQTDAAISPGNSGGALIGTSGQVIGINSMKISDSGSEGLGFAIPSNQVKTIVDQLMKDGQITRPYLGIAVASLDDIPGTYLEQAGIDENAKGVVAVNVEPSSPAGKAGIEQGDLIQSIGNKKISSEAELRKVLYEHSSGDKVKIRYEHNGKGKTATVTLSHTGKNQ, from the coding sequence ATGGGCAGTGAAAATGATTTCTATGAAAACAAATCGCAGCCGGGCGGGCAGGAGGGAGAAACGGTCGGCGGGCGATCTGATATAGATGAAAATAAGCATTTTGACAGCACAGCAGTTTCCAATGAGAAGGCCAGAGAAGACAAAGGGACTCATGAACAGGATGAACTGATTGTGCAACCGCACCCTGGTAAAAGAAAAGGGAAAGGCCGCTTAAAGCAATGGCTGACTCCTCTTGCGGCTAGTGTAATCGGTTCAGTCATTACCCTGACGGCAGCACCATATGTAAGCGATGCTTATGAGGGGAATCTGCACAATAGTACAGAGCAGAATCAAGTGGAGACATCAAATGTAGATACGAAACCCCTCTCGGCAGATGGGCAATCTGTTTCCGATATGGTCGAGCAAGCCTCCAAGGCAATCGTTGGTGTTGTCAACTATCAGCAAAAGCAGGAATTTGGCCAGTCCTCTCTTGAGAAGTCCGGAACAGGATCCGGTGTTGTTTACAAAATCAAAGGCGGCTATACGTACATCGTGACGAACAATCACGTCGTGGAAGATGCGGATAAATTGGAAGTTTCTCTCCAAGACGGCAAGACAGTCAAAGCCAATCTCGTTGGCCGGGATCCGCTTACAGACATCGCTATGATTAAAGTAAAGTCAAAAGGAACTGACCTGAAGACGATTGCTTTTGGCGACTCTGACAAGGTACGTGCAGGAGACCAAGTGTGGGCAATTGGGAACCCGCTCGGCCTCGAGCTATCGCGCACAGTAACAGAAGGCATCATCAGCGCTGCGGACCGCTCGATTCCAGTCAGCACATCAGCTGGCAAATGGACGATGGATGTTATTCAAACTGATGCGGCGATCAGCCCGGGGAATAGTGGTGGTGCCCTAATTGGCACAAGTGGTCAGGTGATTGGCATCAACAGCATGAAGATTTCCGATAGCGGATCGGAAGGCCTCGGCTTTGCAATCCCAAGTAATCAAGTGAAAACGATTGTCGATCAATTGATGAAAGATGGTCAGATTACAAGACCATATCTAGGAATTGCAGTTGCAAGCCTCGATGATATTCCTGGAACGTACCTTGAACAAGCTGGTATCGATGAAAATGCTAAAGGCGTAGTCGCAGTAAATGTTGAACCAAGTTCTCCAGCAGGCAAGGCTGGAATTGAACAAGGTGACCTGATCCAGTCAATTGGCAACAAAAAAATCAGCAGTGAGGCTGAATTGAGAAAAGTTTTATATGAACATAGCAGCGGAGATAAAGTAAAAATTCGCTATGAGCATAATGGAAAAGGAAAAACAGCAACCGTAACCCTTTCACATACGGGGAAGAACCAGTAA
- a CDS encoding DUF2628 domain-containing protein, protein MYCEECGVELLEQAKFCPKCGEAVGVNEQAPIEEISASAESVHTSEHGKQFYFVRSNQEYYFNKWKKENSWNWVAFFFAPFWLGYRKMYKLIFILFGIYILFDIMMLRISGFNEDSLNNALGMGAAIFFGLRGNDLYRKHMKRKISEIEAVTEPGSNQLRKIEAAGGTNAFGILYAFLILIAYFAIVEVMTGFTF, encoded by the coding sequence ATGTACTGTGAAGAATGTGGAGTTGAGCTATTGGAGCAAGCGAAATTCTGTCCGAAATGTGGAGAGGCGGTCGGAGTAAACGAGCAAGCGCCGATTGAGGAGATTTCAGCAAGTGCTGAAAGTGTACATACGTCTGAGCATGGAAAGCAGTTTTATTTTGTACGCTCCAATCAGGAGTATTATTTCAATAAGTGGAAGAAGGAAAACAGCTGGAACTGGGTTGCCTTTTTCTTCGCTCCTTTTTGGCTTGGATACAGGAAAATGTATAAGCTGATATTCATATTATTTGGAATCTATATTTTATTCGATATTATGATGCTTCGGATATCCGGTTTTAATGAGGATTCTTTAAACAACGCACTTGGCATGGGTGCAGCGATTTTCTTCGGGTTACGAGGGAATGATTTGTATCGAAAGCATATGAAACGAAAAATATCTGAAATAGAAGCTGTGACAGAACCTGGAAGCAATCAACTGAGAAAAATTGAAGCTGCAGGTGGAACGAATGCTTTTGGAATTCTTTATGCATTTTTAATATTAATTGCTTATTTTGCAATAGTTGAAGTGATGACGGGATTTACTTTTTGA
- a CDS encoding EAL domain-containing protein, which translates to MGKKEFPSLDEVLEKRLYHHHFQPIICMDSNAPHGYECLLRTPFAGNPQKLFRKAILERRLFELDISSIIHAIDHINRHADLFESGTKFYLNVYPSTLVSPAFIILLKDMITASPFDASSFVLEINEDELISHAISLKPAVKRLRSIGVQVALDDIGASIEHFDTMVTVRPDIIKLDKYFANDLAASEHKKKHITMLSHYSRKNNMQIVLEGIETHADLEAAVECGIPLIQGYLLGRPDDLLKIFSNKISQQ; encoded by the coding sequence TTGGGCAAAAAAGAATTTCCTAGTCTAGATGAAGTGCTGGAAAAACGCCTTTACCATCATCATTTCCAGCCAATCATCTGTATGGATTCAAATGCGCCACATGGGTATGAATGCCTGCTTCGAACGCCATTTGCAGGAAACCCACAAAAGCTCTTCCGTAAAGCAATTCTAGAAAGAAGACTTTTTGAACTCGACATCTCATCCATCATACATGCAATTGACCATATTAATCGTCATGCAGACTTGTTTGAATCCGGTACAAAATTCTATCTGAATGTGTACCCGTCAACTCTTGTATCACCGGCATTCATTATTTTGTTGAAAGATATGATTACAGCCTCACCGTTTGATGCTTCTAGCTTCGTACTTGAAATTAATGAGGATGAATTAATCAGTCACGCGATTTCCCTTAAACCTGCAGTAAAGCGGCTGCGTTCCATCGGCGTGCAAGTTGCACTTGATGATATCGGTGCAAGTATCGAACATTTTGATACTATGGTTACAGTACGGCCCGATATAATCAAATTGGATAAATACTTTGCAAATGACCTTGCCGCTTCAGAACATAAGAAGAAGCACATCACAATGCTCAGCCACTATTCAAGAAAAAACAATATGCAGATTGTGCTTGAAGGAATTGAGACACATGCCGACCTTGAAGCTGCTGTCGAATGTGGTATTCCATTAATCCAAGGTTATCTGCTGGGACGACCAGATGATTTGCTGAAAATATTCAGTAACAAAATTTCACAACAATGA
- a CDS encoding metal-dependent hydrolase encodes MNGFAHSAIGFGVGFAIAETSAASPFETVLLISAGSLSALVPDLDINGKLTNRMTLPHQFLKTITTVAGCLIIYLTLTHVLQIEMWQGIGLGVALIGTAQWISKRFMLSITGMLIIAAGLFISKIWLTLFGAYVLIASFLSHRTYTHSLLGLGTFACIAWLFSRDMNMNDLFFACSFGYASHLLADMRWVPGNKKGIKLFLPLSKKSF; translated from the coding sequence ATGAACGGTTTTGCTCATAGTGCTATTGGTTTCGGTGTCGGGTTTGCGATTGCTGAGACTTCCGCCGCCAGTCCATTCGAAACAGTTCTGCTCATCAGCGCAGGCAGCCTGTCCGCGCTCGTTCCGGATCTTGACATCAATGGCAAACTGACAAATAGAATGACTTTGCCCCACCAGTTTTTAAAAACTATTACGACAGTTGCCGGCTGTCTTATCATCTACTTGACGCTTACCCATGTACTGCAAATCGAAATGTGGCAAGGAATTGGCCTTGGTGTAGCTCTAATCGGTACAGCTCAGTGGATCTCGAAACGCTTCATGCTATCTATCACCGGTATGCTCATCATCGCTGCCGGACTATTTATAAGTAAAATCTGGCTAACGCTATTTGGAGCCTATGTACTTATCGCCAGTTTTCTATCTCATCGCACCTATACCCACAGCTTGCTCGGACTTGGTACATTTGCCTGCATTGCCTGGCTCTTTTCCCGTGATATGAACATGAATGACCTCTTTTTCGCTTGTTCATTCGGTTATGCCAGCCATCTGCTCGCTGATATGAGATGGGTACCTGGGAATAAAAAGGGGATTAAGCTCTTTCTCCCGCTGAGCAAAAAGAGCTTCTGA
- a CDS encoding ATP-binding protein translates to MFLKRSKKRIPIQRYWTSRYLITLVFGLSCIAIISAIWVRHNTLQHRLDMMVFMSHEIAGRFTGEDSSLTTEKGKTQSLPTRDQLLDMSGDPLIYISDMNGNVLSANRAPHNYEKDLPISILQDKESVHKVRVGKPRRSLYVAKAPIEIEENVVGWVVVAETKNELVKVHHEYRQLGLMIVSLALLGWAAIYILSKRLSRPIKRVSKAARQIQAGDYKIILPEDMREEEVYDLVISFKEMSQQLQRLEALRTELLAGVTHELKTPITSISGLLQALNDKVVSGEEADQFLEICLKETEKMKHMVGDLLDFNAFASNAVAVNKAIYSMKQLAGDFVREWNITHEGTGVKMELEIHGRSSDDDLLVDADAMRFHQIMTNLANNAVHAMDGEGKVTATIRRESGTISVTVRDTGTGIPDEEQELIFERFYRGENKKYKIGGLGLGLPYSKMMAQAMGGDLQLVGSSEEGTIFRLDLPTVRNIG, encoded by the coding sequence ATGTTCTTGAAGAGAAGTAAGAAACGCATCCCGATTCAGCGATACTGGACATCCCGCTATTTGATTACGCTTGTTTTTGGGCTTTCCTGTATAGCGATCATCTCGGCAATCTGGGTACGCCATAATACATTGCAGCATCGACTCGATATGATGGTTTTCATGTCTCATGAAATTGCCGGCCGTTTCACTGGTGAGGACAGTAGTCTTACAACAGAGAAGGGCAAGACACAAAGCCTTCCGACACGAGACCAACTCCTGGATATGTCAGGTGATCCGCTTATTTATATTTCCGACATGAATGGCAATGTCCTATCTGCAAACCGTGCTCCTCACAACTATGAGAAGGACCTTCCTATATCCATACTTCAAGACAAGGAATCGGTCCATAAGGTCAGGGTAGGTAAGCCGCGACGTTCTTTATATGTTGCCAAGGCGCCAATTGAGATTGAAGAGAATGTTGTCGGCTGGGTCGTTGTAGCAGAGACGAAAAATGAGCTTGTAAAAGTCCACCATGAGTATCGCCAGCTCGGACTGATGATTGTCAGTCTCGCATTGCTTGGTTGGGCAGCAATTTATATTTTATCGAAACGTCTTTCGCGACCGATTAAGCGTGTTTCAAAGGCGGCTAGGCAAATACAGGCAGGCGATTATAAAATTATTTTGCCAGAAGACATGCGTGAAGAGGAAGTGTACGATCTGGTCATTTCGTTCAAAGAAATGTCTCAGCAGCTGCAACGCCTAGAAGCATTGCGGACAGAGTTGCTTGCTGGGGTTACCCATGAGTTGAAGACACCGATTACATCAATTAGTGGGCTTTTGCAAGCACTCAATGACAAGGTCGTTAGTGGTGAAGAAGCCGATCAGTTCCTGGAGATCTGCTTGAAAGAAACAGAGAAGATGAAGCATATGGTTGGCGATCTTCTCGACTTCAACGCTTTTGCTTCCAATGCAGTTGCAGTGAATAAAGCGATCTACTCCATGAAGCAGCTGGCCGGAGACTTTGTTCGTGAATGGAACATTACACATGAAGGAACCGGGGTGAAAATGGAATTAGAGATCCACGGAAGAAGCAGCGACGATGATTTGTTAGTAGATGCCGATGCGATGCGTTTCCATCAGATTATGACGAACCTCGCTAACAATGCAGTGCATGCAATGGACGGTGAAGGGAAAGTGACTGCGACCATCCGCCGGGAGTCTGGAACAATTTCTGTTACAGTACGCGACACAGGAACGGGGATTCCAGATGAAGAGCAGGAACTGATTTTCGAACGGTTCTACCGCGGGGAGAACAAGAAATACAAAATTGGCGGCCTCGGACTCGGACTTCCATACAGCAAGATGATGGCACAGGCGATGGGGGGAGACCTCCAGCTCGTTGGAAGCAGTGAGGAAGGGACAATTTTCCGCCTTGATTTGCCGACAGTGCGCAATATTGGGTGA
- a CDS encoding RDD family protein, whose product MSEEVIQYTVAPAPPEPPRVPVRYAGFWIRFWAYVTDLIIVGAINGIILLPFIPNGGREFTIGFWTLTGVISTIVLYLYFLLMTKFSSQTLGKMIFGIKVIRKDGNLPSWSDLVFREIVGRFLHRVLVVTNLLYIVVGFAERKKGIHDMIADTRVIHTNK is encoded by the coding sequence ATGTCAGAAGAAGTGATTCAATATACGGTTGCGCCGGCTCCCCCGGAACCCCCGCGTGTTCCAGTGCGGTATGCTGGTTTTTGGATACGGTTCTGGGCGTATGTGACCGATCTGATCATTGTAGGCGCGATCAACGGGATTATCCTGCTGCCATTCATTCCGAATGGAGGCAGAGAATTTACGATTGGCTTTTGGACATTGACAGGTGTCATTTCGACCATCGTACTTTACTTGTATTTTCTGCTAATGACGAAGTTTAGCAGTCAGACGCTTGGGAAGATGATTTTTGGTATAAAAGTAATCCGTAAAGACGGTAATTTGCCTAGTTGGAGCGACCTTGTTTTTCGTGAAATTGTTGGCCGTTTCCTTCATAGAGTACTTGTTGTTACGAATCTGCTTTATATTGTTGTTGGATTCGCTGAACGGAAAAAAGGCATACACGATATGATTGCGGACACACGTGTCATTCATACAAATAAGTGA
- a CDS encoding RDD family protein, protein MVTYKPAGFWIRLLAAFLDGIFSNVLAAIVTAIIGEKQMLIGELVDPTGEPIGLPLTSFSVSLLYAIIFIIIFTATHFRGSPGKLICRIQVLNKDMTQIGIGKSIGRYFAQILSAIPLMIGYMIAGWNREKKALHDMICGTRVVYRDEKKEEEPVLYE, encoded by the coding sequence ATGGTAACTTACAAACCAGCAGGATTTTGGATACGCCTTCTAGCTGCATTTCTGGATGGGATCTTCAGTAATGTACTCGCTGCAATTGTTACAGCTATTATTGGCGAAAAACAGATGTTGATAGGTGAACTTGTTGATCCTACCGGTGAACCGATAGGGTTACCGTTAACTAGCTTTTCTGTATCTTTGCTATATGCTATTATCTTCATCATTATCTTCACAGCTACTCATTTCAGAGGGTCACCTGGTAAACTCATTTGCCGTATTCAAGTACTGAATAAGGATATGACTCAGATTGGCATCGGCAAGTCAATTGGTCGATATTTCGCACAGATTTTGTCGGCCATTCCACTTATGATCGGTTATATGATCGCAGGCTGGAATCGAGAGAAGAAAGCTTTGCATGATATGATTTGCGGCACACGAGTCGTTTACAGAGATGAAAAGAAGGAAGAAGAACCGGTTCTATACGAATAA
- a CDS encoding response regulator transcription factor has translation MSGKVMIVEDEMAISQVLRVYLEKAGYETVLVADGARALPTFYEENPDLVLLDVMLPHRDGWAILEDIRAEGQCPVIMLTALGDVEYRVDGLSQGADDYIAKPFEAVEVVARVQAVLRRSAIEDKDLKTFGSLQVDFAARRISLGGREIELTPRDMSLLLFLAENPNRAFTRDELIEHVWGWDYDGSDRAVDLSVKRIRQALEDWPQEEGEIKTMRGLGYQLSCS, from the coding sequence ATGAGTGGGAAAGTCATGATTGTGGAAGATGAGATGGCGATTAGCCAAGTACTGCGTGTGTATTTGGAAAAGGCGGGTTATGAAACGGTTCTTGTGGCAGATGGAGCAAGAGCACTACCGACTTTTTATGAAGAGAATCCGGACCTTGTACTGCTGGACGTCATGTTGCCGCATCGTGATGGTTGGGCAATTCTTGAGGATATTCGGGCGGAAGGACAGTGCCCTGTCATTATGCTGACGGCACTTGGCGATGTGGAATACAGAGTGGACGGTCTTTCACAGGGGGCAGATGATTATATAGCGAAGCCTTTTGAAGCGGTGGAAGTCGTGGCACGTGTACAAGCCGTACTCAGACGTAGTGCCATTGAAGATAAAGATCTAAAGACATTCGGCAGTTTGCAAGTAGATTTTGCCGCACGGCGGATTTCACTGGGAGGGCGTGAAATTGAGCTGACACCACGGGATATGTCATTGCTCCTTTTCCTCGCCGAGAATCCTAACCGCGCCTTCACTAGGGACGAGCTCATTGAACATGTATGGGGCTGGGACTATGACGGAAGCGACCGTGCAGTCGACCTCTCTGTAAAACGAATTCGCCAGGCTCTTGAAGACTGGCCGCAAGAAGAAGGGGAAATCAAAACAATGCGCGGATTGGGGTATCAGCTTTCATGTTCTTGA
- a CDS encoding DUF421 domain-containing protein translates to MEYAFITIKLLTGFILLFFLVHIVGKKMIKQITPFHFISAIVLSELIGDATYNKGVSVFQIAFAILFWGVILFVIEWVAMHLTKFRRFAEGEPSMLIEDGVVNFSTLKSCRMNLSQLQSMLRQSETFSIREVAYCFLEPNGSLSIMKKPTYQKTVQQDFSMPFKKAELPLALIRDGILIPKNLEELGKDEAWLHQQLYKQNIQSIGEVIFADWAENSLYAIRYTSS, encoded by the coding sequence TTGGAATATGCTTTTATTACAATTAAACTCCTTACCGGATTCATTCTATTATTCTTCCTTGTTCATATAGTTGGCAAGAAAATGATCAAACAGATTACGCCTTTCCATTTCATCTCGGCTATCGTATTGAGCGAACTTATCGGTGATGCCACTTACAATAAAGGAGTATCGGTATTCCAGATTGCATTTGCAATCCTTTTCTGGGGTGTGATCCTATTTGTCATCGAGTGGGTGGCAATGCATTTAACAAAGTTCAGACGGTTCGCAGAAGGGGAACCTTCGATGCTCATTGAGGATGGTGTGGTCAATTTCTCCACACTCAAAAGTTGCCGCATGAACTTGAGTCAGCTGCAAAGCATGCTTCGTCAGAGCGAAACATTCTCCATTAGAGAAGTCGCCTATTGCTTCCTGGAACCGAATGGATCTCTCAGCATCATGAAGAAGCCGACATATCAAAAAACGGTACAGCAAGACTTCTCCATGCCATTTAAAAAAGCCGAGCTGCCTCTCGCTTTAATTCGGGATGGAATCCTCATTCCGAAGAATCTTGAAGAGCTTGGCAAAGATGAAGCATGGCTTCATCAGCAGCTTTACAAACAGAATATCCAAAGCATCGGAGAAGTCATTTTTGCGGACTGGGCAGAGAATAGTCTCTACGCAATTCGATATACTTCCAGTTGA
- the brnQ gene encoding branched-chain amino acid transport system II carrier protein, producing the protein MKKRDTLFIGFMLFSMFFGAGNLIFPPMLGAQAGTSFWPAIIGFITTGVGLPFAVLFAISLVEGGIRTIGSRVHPKFATIFIVLVYLCIGPLLAIPRNATVAFEMAAAPFIKNPAHMTLGLGIFTFVFFTLVFLIALKPEKMDKYMGRWMAPALLGVMIILCVVALTHLGAPTQAPDQAYSSGAYFAGFLDGYNTMDALAALAFGIVILTAIQDKGVESKKQLRINMILASLVAGVLLSFVYIFLGMSGARMGAAGEFAAGTSLLSAMAQTLFGPAGKIILGLMFLMACLTSVAGLVSACGQYFSKLISWASHKQVAFGVSLIGFLLANMGLAQILKVSVPFLVTAYPITIMLVVLTFCSGLFRNMRIAYATTILFTGVFALLGGLHAAGLNLGIFDTIREAMPLSSYGLEWVLPGLIGLAAGAIFGLMIPREMEEHTAERVSAEDAV; encoded by the coding sequence ATGAAAAAAAGGGATACCCTTTTCATCGGTTTCATGCTGTTTTCCATGTTCTTCGGAGCAGGTAACCTAATATTCCCGCCGATGCTTGGTGCACAGGCAGGGACTTCGTTCTGGCCGGCGATTATAGGTTTTATTACAACCGGAGTTGGCCTTCCTTTTGCTGTCTTATTCGCAATTTCACTCGTTGAGGGTGGCATTCGGACAATAGGCAGCCGTGTACATCCTAAGTTTGCCACGATATTCATTGTACTCGTTTATCTTTGCATTGGGCCGCTCCTTGCAATCCCGCGTAATGCAACGGTCGCTTTTGAGATGGCGGCGGCACCCTTTATCAAAAATCCGGCTCATATGACGCTTGGACTCGGGATTTTCACCTTTGTGTTCTTTACTCTCGTATTTCTTATTGCGCTTAAGCCGGAGAAGATGGACAAGTATATGGGGCGCTGGATGGCCCCGGCATTGCTTGGCGTCATGATTATTCTTTGTGTGGTGGCCCTTACGCATCTTGGTGCGCCAACACAGGCTCCTGATCAAGCTTACAGTTCAGGTGCTTATTTTGCCGGTTTCCTTGATGGCTATAATACGATGGATGCCCTTGCTGCCCTTGCGTTCGGCATTGTTATCTTAACAGCAATCCAGGATAAAGGTGTAGAGTCCAAAAAGCAGTTGCGCATCAATATGATTCTGGCCAGCCTCGTTGCTGGTGTGCTTCTTTCATTCGTTTATATTTTCCTTGGCATGAGCGGTGCGCGAATGGGAGCGGCGGGTGAATTCGCAGCAGGGACTTCACTACTCTCGGCAATGGCACAGACGTTGTTCGGTCCTGCTGGGAAGATCATTCTCGGGCTCATGTTCCTTATGGCTTGCCTCACATCGGTAGCCGGGCTTGTCTCGGCATGCGGCCAATATTTCTCGAAATTAATCTCTTGGGCGAGTCATAAACAGGTCGCTTTTGGTGTTTCCTTGATCGGTTTCCTGCTTGCCAATATGGGACTTGCACAAATTTTGAAAGTATCTGTGCCATTCCTTGTAACGGCATATCCAATTACAATCATGCTTGTCGTCCTAACATTCTGCAGCGGCTTGTTCCGTAATATGCGTATTGCTTATGCGACGACAATTCTATTCACTGGCGTATTTGCACTGCTTGGCGGTTTGCATGCTGCAGGTCTTAATCTTGGAATCTTTGATACGATTCGTGAAGCGATGCCCCTCTCCTCCTATGGTTTGGAATGGGTGCTTCCTGGACTAATCGGACTTGCGGCAGGTGCTATTTTCGGTCTGATGATTCCTCGAGAAATGGAAGAGCATACTGCTGAACGAGTTTCGGCTGAAGATGCGGTCTAG